From a single Apium graveolens cultivar Ventura chromosome 2, ASM990537v1, whole genome shotgun sequence genomic region:
- the LOC141706995 gene encoding septum-promoting GTP-binding protein 1-like produces MSPISRRKIRLKTKTILLRMIALKKCVTSSWKRVIGCLMQFSAHNNHHNSDNNNNNHHHHLKTYSSPASSSPPPSINGAMSPSSEDDADLVSIKVCILGDPKIGKTSFLTKYVGREKEEGKGLNQMDKIMYVSEVRIAFSICEVQGTDNSQNHLQLACKESVAMLFMFDLTSRCTLNSVINWYKEARKWNQSAMPVLVGTKFDDFVQLPLDLQWTIANQARGYAKALNATLFFSSANYNINVNKIFKFIAAKLFNLPWSIKRNLTIGEPIIDF; encoded by the exons ATGAGTCCGATTAGCAGAAGAAAAATTCGTCTAAAAACGAAGACAATTCTGTTGCGAATGATTGCATTGAAAAAATGTGTTACATCTAGTTGGAAACGAGTTATAGGTTGTTTGATGCAATTTTCTGCTCATAATAATCATCATAATAGtgacaataataataataatcatcatcatcacctCAAAACTTATTCGTCTCCTGCTTCTTCTTCTCCTCCTCCTTCCATCAATGGGGCTATGTCACCGAGTTCTGAAGATGATGCTGATTTAGTCTCCATTAAAGTATGTATCTTGGGTGATCCCAAGATTGGCAAAACCAGCTTCTTG ACGAAATATGTAGGAAGAGAAAAAGAAGAAGGGAAAGGATTGAACCAGATGGATAAGATAATGTACGTTAGTGAAGTTCGGATTGCATTTAGTATCTGCGAAGTGCAAG GAACTGATAATTCACAGAATCACCTTCAACTTGCTTGCAAGGAATCTGTTGCAATGTTGTTCATGTTCGATCTAACTAGTCGGTGTACATTAAATAG TGTCATCAACTGGTATAAAGAAGCTCGAAAATGGAACCAG AGCGCAATGCCAGTACTAGTCGGAACCAAATTCGATGATTTTGTCCAGTTACCACTAGATCTGCAATGGACAATCGCCAATCAA GCAAGAGGATATGCAAAGGCGCTGAATGCAACACTATTCTTCTCAAGTGCAAACTACAACATAAACGTGAATAAGATATTCAAGTTCATTGCTGCCAAGCTCTTCAACTTACCCTGGTCCATAAAGCGTAATTTGACCATTGGAGAGCCTATTATCGATTTCTAG
- the LOC141706994 gene encoding glutamate receptor 3.5-like has protein sequence MESHGIVRAVVYILMFSLQVPVEVMGRNGSSVKLDVVNIGALFTVNSVIGRSVKPAIMAAVDDVNSDSGILQGKQLNLIMHDTNCSGFLGTIEALQLMVNDVVAAIGPQSSGIAHVISHVVNELHVPLLSFGATDPTLSALQFPYFLRTIPSDYFQMQAVADLVEFYKWREVIAIFVDDNYGRSGISALGDALAKNRASISYKAAFTPGAPTSDINDLLVRVDLMESRVYVVHVNPDTGLRVFDVAKHLGMMSNGYVWIATDWLCSVMDSSETMDPEKMDLLQGVVALRHYTPDTDLKKSFSNRWKQIKDKESLNFNSYALYAYDSVWLLARALDVFLSEGENISFSFDPKLKDMKGSSLHLSTLRRFDQGDKLLKILTTMNFTGRSGQIKYDLERNLIHPAYEILNIGGTGSRRIGYWSNHSGLAVTTPETSYMKHANESAKDQHLYDVIWPGETIKVPRGWVFPNNGKPLQIAVPYRVTYKEFVTKDKGPVGVKGYCIDVFEAAVDLLPYPVPRTYILYGNGQRNPSFSNLVYDVSQHKFDAAVGDVTIVTNRTRIVDFTQPFMESGLVVVVPVKKVKSSAWAFLKPFSWAMWCVTGVFFLLVGSVVWILEHRTNEEFRGSPRQQLITVFWFSFSTMFFAHRENTVSTLGRLVLILWLFVVLIINSSYTASLTSILTVQQLSSQIEGIDSLVTNNVPIGVQDGSFALNYLIDELHIAVSRIKILKTQDDYIKELSKGSKGGGISAIVDELPYIQLFLSKVNCEFKIVGQEFTRSGWGFAFQRDSPLAVDLSTAILQLSENGDLQRIHDKWLPKDTCSAQSNQIDDNRLSLNSFWGLFLICGIACFVSLTLFFFRVYCQYRRYTPEHDDILEDPESVGCSKRTSSGTSFKEFVDKKEAEIKDMLKRKSGNSRHGDSNGKQQTTQVSDVQLSPPSPNLISTRQ, from the exons ATGGAGAGTCATGGCATTGTCAGAGCAGTAGTTTATATACTTATGTTCAGTTTGCAAGTGCCTGTGGAAGTCATGGGTCGGAATGGTTCGTCTGTAAAATTAGACGTTGTCAATATTGGAGCCCTGTTTACGGTAAATTCAGTGATTGGTAGATCAGTGAAGCCAGCAATTATGGCTGCTGTAGATGATGTCAACTCTGATTCAGGCATTCTACAAGGAAAGCAACTGAACTTGATTATGCATGATACAAATTGCAGTGGTTTTCTAGGTACCATAGAAG CTTTGCAACTGATGGTGAACGACGTGGTTGCTGCAATCGGTCCACAGTCATCGGGGATAGCTCATGTTATATCTCATGTCGTGAATGAACTTCATGTACCTCTGCTCTCGTTTGGAGCTACAGACCCCACTCTTTCTGCCTTACAATTTCCATATTTCCTCCGTACCATACCAAGCGATTATTTTCAGATGCAGGCTGTAGCTGATCTAGTTGAATTCTATAAATGGAGAGAAGTAATAGCTATCTTTGTTGATGACAACTATGGTAGGAGTGGAATTTCCGCACTGGGTGATGCACTTGCTAAGAATCGTGCCTCGATTTCTTACAAGGCTGCCTTTACTCCTGGAGCCCCTACAAGCGACATCAATGATTTGTTAGTTCGGGTAGATCTGATGGAGTCTCGGGTGTATGTTGTACATGTAAATCCCGACACAGGTCTCAGAGTATTTGATGTAGCAAAGCATCTTGGAATGATGTCAAATGGCTATGTATGGATTGCTACAGATTGGCTTTGTTCTGTTATGGATTCATCAGAAACAATGGATCCTGAGAAAATGGATCTTTTGCAGGGAGTTGTTGCACTTCGCCATTACACCCCAGATACTGATCTTAAAAAAAGCTTTTCAAATAGGTGGaaacagatcaaagataaggaATCTTTGAACTTCAACTCCTATGCACTTTATGCTTACGATTCTGTTTGGTTACTTGCCCGTGCACTTGATGTTTTTCTTAGTGAAGGTGAAAATATCTCATTTTCCTTTGACCCCAAGTTGAAGGACATGAAAGGGAGTAGTTTACATTTGTCAACACTTCGTAGATTTGATCAAGGAGATAAATTACTCAAGATACTAACTACAATGAACTTCACAGGGCGAAGTGGTCAGATTAAATATGATCTAGAGAGGAATCTGATTCATCCAGCGTATGAAATCTTAAACATAGGTGGAACAGGTTCACGCAGAATAGGTTACTGGTCAAATCATTCTGGTCTTGCAGTCACAACTCCCGAAACTTCATACATGAAGCATGCAAATGAATCTGCTAAAGATCAGCATTTATATGATGTGATATGGCCTGGTGAAACTATTAAAGTTCCTCGAGGATGGGTGTTCCCTAACAATGGGAAGCCTTTGCAAATTGCAGTGCCTTATCGGGTAACTTACAAAGAATTTGTTACAAAAGACAAAGGTCCTGTTGGGGTGAAAGGATACTGTATTGATGTCTTTGAAGCTGCAGTGGACCTATTGCCTTATCCAGTCCCTCGCACATATATACTATATGGAAATGGTCAAAGAAACCCTAGCTTCAGTAATCTTGTTTATGATGTTTCACAACAT AAATTTGATGCAGCCGTGGGGGATGTTACCATAGTCACCAATCGGACAAGAATTGTGGACTTCACACAGCCTTTCATGGAATCTGGACTCGTTGTGGTTGTTCCGGTTAAAAAAGTAAAATCTTCTGCTTGGGCCTTTCTTAAACCATTTAGTTGGGCAATGTGGTGTGTCACTGGTGTTTTCTTTCTTTTGGTTGGATCTGTTGTTTGGATTCTTGAGCATCGGACAAACGAAGAATTTCGTGGTTCCCCAAGGCAACAACTTATTACGGTCTTCTG GTTTAGTTTCTCAACAATGTTTTTTGCTCACA GAGAGAACACTGTAAGCACTTTGGGGCGTCTGGTGCTTATCTTATGGCtctttgttgttttgattatcaATTCGAGCTACACAGCTAGTTTGACATCAATCCTCACAGTGCAGCAATTGTCATCACAGATTGAAGGGATAGACAGTTTGGTCACAAATAATGTACCAATCGGAGTTCAAGATGGATCATTTGCATTAAATTATCTGATCGATGAGCTCCATATAGCTGTCTCGAGGATCAAAATTCTGAAAACCCAGGATGATTATATTAAGGAGCTTTCTAAAGGTTCTAAAGGTGGCGGTATATCTGCCATTGTTGATGAGCTTCCTTATATTCAGCTTTTCTTGTCCAAGGTCAATTGCGAGTTCAAGATAGTGGGACAGGAATTTACAAGAAGTGGATGGGGATTT GCGTTCCAGAGGGACTCTCCTCTTGCAGTTGACTTATCAACCGCAATCCTTCAACTGTCAGAAAATGGTGATCTACAAAGAATCCATGACAAATGGCTACCAAAAGATACATGCTCTGCGCAAAGCAACCAAATAGATGACAACCGGCTCTCCCTCAACAGCTTCTGGGGTTTATTCCTCATTTGTGGCATTGCCTGCTTTGTTTCTCTGACATTATTTTTCTTTAGAGTTTACTGTCAATACCGTCGATATACCCCAGAACACGATGATATATTAGAGGACCCTGAATCTGTAGGTTGTAGTAAGAGAACCTCTAGTGGTACTAGCTTCAAGGAGTTTGTCGACAAGAAAGAGGCCGAGATTAAGGATATGCTTAAGCGAAAGAGCGGCAATAGCAGGCATGGTGATAGCAACGGCAAGCAGCAAACCACCCAAGTTTCAGACGTGCAACTAAGCCCACCTTCCCCAAATTTGATTAGTACTAGACAGTGA
- the LOC141706996 gene encoding glutamate receptor 3.7 isoform X1, protein MMSPVSLTLLILVLHNTLVCCRRPDAVNVGAVLSYDTVIGKAAKVAMEMAVDDVNKDPTILNGTQFKLIMEDSNCSVFLGSVKAFQVIDREVVAVLGPQSSAVAHMISQISTALQVPLISFSATDPTLSSLQFPYFLRATQSDMYQMVAMADLIQSYRWKEVIAIYVDDDYGRNCVTVLGDELQKRKAKIHYKLALPSQYDLNDITDVLNSSKPLGPRVYVVHLNPDPMFRIFNIAEKLHMMTKDYVWLTTDWLCTTLGSLSPKNRVPLKMLQGVVGLRQYTPEKTMEKAFQSRWIKMQDDGLISSEFNFYGMYAYDTVWTVAHSINKFLDEGNNITFAVSDKLKDVKESEIQLGKLKTFERGDNLRKILLETNFTGLTGKVEFNSDRNLVPCSYEIINIVQVHIRNVGYWSNTTGVSILPPEFVKPENTSFSSWDQKLGNVTWPGGKKERPRGWVIGDDERPLKIGVPKRASFVDFVTELENHTVQGYCIDVFREVLKLVPYDLPFNFVPYGAGLVNPHYDDIVRLVASEVYDAAVGDIAIVTNRTKIVDFTQPYISTGLVIVAPIRNSDSSAWVFLKPFTWEMWAVTAASFVIIAVVIWILEHRVNDDFRGPPKRQIITMFLFSMSTLFKTNQEDTVSTLGKMVMVVWLFLLMVITSSYTASLTSILTVQQLPSSITGIDSLIASNLPIGYQVGSFAYNYMTDSLSISPSRLIRLDTPEDYERRLRQGPRNGGVAAIVDELPYVELFLSNQTDFKVVGQSFTKSGWGFVFQKDSPLAIDLSTAILKLAEDGGLQKLHDKWFCKKGCAVSRLQAAEPNQLNFSSFVGLYIVFGAVTLLAFTIFLLRTIRQYSRYIKKQMDPSCPVSAKTSFYKGLNDFFDFIDEKEEAIKRRFRGDQPPPQTISSSS, encoded by the exons ATGATGTCACCTGTATCACTTACCCTTTTGATTTTGGTTCTTCACAACACTTTGGTTTGCTGTAGAAGACCTGATGCTGTAAATGTTGGAGCTGTCTTGAGCTATGATACAGTCATTGGGAAGGCTGCAAAGGTAGCCATGGAAATGGCTGTTGATGATGTTAATAAAGATCCAACAATTCTCAATGGGACTCAGTTTAAGTTGATTATGGAGGACTCTAATTGTAGTGTTTTCTTGGGTTCTGTGAAAG CATTTCAGGTGATTGATAGAGAAGTAGTTGCAGTTCTTGGCCCACAGTCTTCTGCAGTAGCTCACATGATATCTCAGATTTCTACAGCACTCCAAGTTCCTCTTATCTCATTTTCTGCCACTGATCCGACTTTATCTTCCCTCCAGTTCCCTTACTTCTTACGTGCAACACAAAGTGACATGTACCAAATGGTTGCAATGGCTGATTTGATCCAATCTTACAGGTGGAAAGAAGTTATTGCTATCTATGTTGATGATGATTACGGTAGGAATTGTGTAACTGTTTTAGGTGATGAGCTTCAGAAGAGAAAAGCAAAGATTCATTACAAGCTAGCATTGCCCTCTCAATATGATCTCAATGATATCACAGATGTCCTAAATAGCTCTAAACCACTTGGTCCACGGGTTTATGTGGTTCATCTTAATCCTGACCCAATGTTTAGAATCTTTAATATAGCTGAAAAGCTTCATATGATGACTAAGGATTATGTGTGGCTAACAACAGATTGGCTTTGTACCACTTTAGGTTCCTTGTCCCCAAaaaatagagtccctctgaaaaTGCTCCAAGGTGTAGTAGGTCTTCGTCAATACACACCTGAGAAAACCATGGAAAAGGCATTTCAATCACGATGGATAAAAATGCAGGATGATGGATTGATATCCTCGGAGTTTAATTTTTATGGAATGTATGCTTATGATACAGTATGGACGGTGGCACATTCTATCAATAAATTTTTGGATGAGGGAAACAATATTACATTTGCTGTCAGTGATAAGCTAAAAGATGTGAAAGAAAGTGAGATACAGCTGGGAAAGCTTAAAACCTTTGAAAGAGGAGATAATCTGCGTAAGATACTATTAGAGACAAACTTCACTGGTTTGACaggaaaagttgagtttaatTCCGACAGGAATTTAGTGCCCTGCAGTTACGAAATCATTAATATTGTGCAAGTGCATATCCGTAATGTCGGTTATTGGTCTAACACTACGGGTGTCTCCATATTACCTCCAGAATTTGTGAAACCTGAAAACACTAGCTTTTCCAGTTGGGATCAGAAACTTGGAAATGTTACCTGGCCTGGCGGAAAGAAAGAAAGGCCAAGAGGGTGGGTAATAGGGGATGATGAGAGGCCGTTGAAAATTGGAGTTCCTAAAAGAGCAAGTTTTGTTGACTTTGTAACTGAATTGGAAAACCACACTGTACAAGGATATTGCATAGATGTGTTTCGTGAAGTACTAAAGTTAGTCCCATATGATCTTCCTTTCAACTTTGTGCCTTATGGAGCTGGTTTGGTTAATCCCCATTATGATGATATTGTGAGATTGGTCGCAAGTGAA GTTTATGATGCAGCAGTTGGAGATATTGCTATCGTTACAAACAGGACAAAGATTGTTGACTTTACTCAGCCATACATTTCCACCGGACTTGTAATTGTAGCTCCCATCCGAAATTCAGACTCAAGTGCATGGGTCTTTCTTAAACCTTTTACATGGGAGATGTGGGCTGTAACTGCAGCTTCCTTTGTGATAATTGCTGTTGTTATCTGGATACTCGAACATCGTGTTAATGATGATTTCCGTGGTCCTCCAAAGAGACAGATTATAACAATGTTTCT GTTCAGCATGTCGACGCTATTCAAGACTAACC AGGAAGACACAGTGAGTACACTTGGAAAGATGGTAATGGTAGTCTGGCTTTTTTTGTTGATGGTGATCACTTCTAGCTATACAGCAAGCTTGACATCAATCCTAACAGTCCAACAGCTTCCGTCATCTATAACTGGGATTGACAGTTTAATTGCAAGTAATTTGCCAATTGGTTACCAAGTTGGTTCATTTGCCTATAATTACATGACAGATAGCCTTAGTATATCTCCATCAAGACTTATTCGTTTGGATACCCCGGAAGATTATGAAAGAAGACTAAGGCAGGGGCCAAGAAATGGAGGTGTTGCAGCTATAGTAGACGAGCTTCCATATGTTGAGTTATTTCTGTCAAACCAGACTGATTTTAAAGTTGTTGGTCAGTCCTTCACAAAGAGCGGATGGGGATTT GTTTTCCAGAAAGACTCTCCTCTTGCAATTGACTTGTCCACCGCCATTCTGAAGCTTGCCGAGGACGGAGGACTTCAAAAACTCCACGATAAGTGGTTCTGTAAAAAAGGTTGTGCAGTGAGTAGGCTACAAGCCGCTGAACCTAATCAGCTGAATTTCAGTAGCTTCGTGGGTTTGTACATAGTATTTGGTGCTGTTACTCTCTTAGCTTTTACCATATTCTTGTTGCGGACTATTCGTCAGTATAGCCGGTACATAAAAAAACAAATGGATCCTTCTTGTCCAGTTTCAGCAAAGACCAGCTTCTATAAGGGATTAAATGACTTCTTTGACTTCATCGATGAAAAGGAAGAAGCGATCAAACGCAGATTTAGGGGTGATCAACCTCCCCCTCAAACGATAAGCAGCAGCTCATAA
- the LOC141706996 gene encoding glutamate receptor 3.7 isoform X2: MISQISTALQVPLISFSATDPTLSSLQFPYFLRATQSDMYQMVAMADLIQSYRWKEVIAIYVDDDYGRNCVTVLGDELQKRKAKIHYKLALPSQYDLNDITDVLNSSKPLGPRVYVVHLNPDPMFRIFNIAEKLHMMTKDYVWLTTDWLCTTLGSLSPKNRVPLKMLQGVVGLRQYTPEKTMEKAFQSRWIKMQDDGLISSEFNFYGMYAYDTVWTVAHSINKFLDEGNNITFAVSDKLKDVKESEIQLGKLKTFERGDNLRKILLETNFTGLTGKVEFNSDRNLVPCSYEIINIVQVHIRNVGYWSNTTGVSILPPEFVKPENTSFSSWDQKLGNVTWPGGKKERPRGWVIGDDERPLKIGVPKRASFVDFVTELENHTVQGYCIDVFREVLKLVPYDLPFNFVPYGAGLVNPHYDDIVRLVASEVYDAAVGDIAIVTNRTKIVDFTQPYISTGLVIVAPIRNSDSSAWVFLKPFTWEMWAVTAASFVIIAVVIWILEHRVNDDFRGPPKRQIITMFLFSMSTLFKTNQEDTVSTLGKMVMVVWLFLLMVITSSYTASLTSILTVQQLPSSITGIDSLIASNLPIGYQVGSFAYNYMTDSLSISPSRLIRLDTPEDYERRLRQGPRNGGVAAIVDELPYVELFLSNQTDFKVVGQSFTKSGWGFVFQKDSPLAIDLSTAILKLAEDGGLQKLHDKWFCKKGCAVSRLQAAEPNQLNFSSFVGLYIVFGAVTLLAFTIFLLRTIRQYSRYIKKQMDPSCPVSAKTSFYKGLNDFFDFIDEKEEAIKRRFRGDQPPPQTISSSS; encoded by the exons ATGATATCTCAGATTTCTACAGCACTCCAAGTTCCTCTTATCTCATTTTCTGCCACTGATCCGACTTTATCTTCCCTCCAGTTCCCTTACTTCTTACGTGCAACACAAAGTGACATGTACCAAATGGTTGCAATGGCTGATTTGATCCAATCTTACAGGTGGAAAGAAGTTATTGCTATCTATGTTGATGATGATTACGGTAGGAATTGTGTAACTGTTTTAGGTGATGAGCTTCAGAAGAGAAAAGCAAAGATTCATTACAAGCTAGCATTGCCCTCTCAATATGATCTCAATGATATCACAGATGTCCTAAATAGCTCTAAACCACTTGGTCCACGGGTTTATGTGGTTCATCTTAATCCTGACCCAATGTTTAGAATCTTTAATATAGCTGAAAAGCTTCATATGATGACTAAGGATTATGTGTGGCTAACAACAGATTGGCTTTGTACCACTTTAGGTTCCTTGTCCCCAAaaaatagagtccctctgaaaaTGCTCCAAGGTGTAGTAGGTCTTCGTCAATACACACCTGAGAAAACCATGGAAAAGGCATTTCAATCACGATGGATAAAAATGCAGGATGATGGATTGATATCCTCGGAGTTTAATTTTTATGGAATGTATGCTTATGATACAGTATGGACGGTGGCACATTCTATCAATAAATTTTTGGATGAGGGAAACAATATTACATTTGCTGTCAGTGATAAGCTAAAAGATGTGAAAGAAAGTGAGATACAGCTGGGAAAGCTTAAAACCTTTGAAAGAGGAGATAATCTGCGTAAGATACTATTAGAGACAAACTTCACTGGTTTGACaggaaaagttgagtttaatTCCGACAGGAATTTAGTGCCCTGCAGTTACGAAATCATTAATATTGTGCAAGTGCATATCCGTAATGTCGGTTATTGGTCTAACACTACGGGTGTCTCCATATTACCTCCAGAATTTGTGAAACCTGAAAACACTAGCTTTTCCAGTTGGGATCAGAAACTTGGAAATGTTACCTGGCCTGGCGGAAAGAAAGAAAGGCCAAGAGGGTGGGTAATAGGGGATGATGAGAGGCCGTTGAAAATTGGAGTTCCTAAAAGAGCAAGTTTTGTTGACTTTGTAACTGAATTGGAAAACCACACTGTACAAGGATATTGCATAGATGTGTTTCGTGAAGTACTAAAGTTAGTCCCATATGATCTTCCTTTCAACTTTGTGCCTTATGGAGCTGGTTTGGTTAATCCCCATTATGATGATATTGTGAGATTGGTCGCAAGTGAA GTTTATGATGCAGCAGTTGGAGATATTGCTATCGTTACAAACAGGACAAAGATTGTTGACTTTACTCAGCCATACATTTCCACCGGACTTGTAATTGTAGCTCCCATCCGAAATTCAGACTCAAGTGCATGGGTCTTTCTTAAACCTTTTACATGGGAGATGTGGGCTGTAACTGCAGCTTCCTTTGTGATAATTGCTGTTGTTATCTGGATACTCGAACATCGTGTTAATGATGATTTCCGTGGTCCTCCAAAGAGACAGATTATAACAATGTTTCT GTTCAGCATGTCGACGCTATTCAAGACTAACC AGGAAGACACAGTGAGTACACTTGGAAAGATGGTAATGGTAGTCTGGCTTTTTTTGTTGATGGTGATCACTTCTAGCTATACAGCAAGCTTGACATCAATCCTAACAGTCCAACAGCTTCCGTCATCTATAACTGGGATTGACAGTTTAATTGCAAGTAATTTGCCAATTGGTTACCAAGTTGGTTCATTTGCCTATAATTACATGACAGATAGCCTTAGTATATCTCCATCAAGACTTATTCGTTTGGATACCCCGGAAGATTATGAAAGAAGACTAAGGCAGGGGCCAAGAAATGGAGGTGTTGCAGCTATAGTAGACGAGCTTCCATATGTTGAGTTATTTCTGTCAAACCAGACTGATTTTAAAGTTGTTGGTCAGTCCTTCACAAAGAGCGGATGGGGATTT GTTTTCCAGAAAGACTCTCCTCTTGCAATTGACTTGTCCACCGCCATTCTGAAGCTTGCCGAGGACGGAGGACTTCAAAAACTCCACGATAAGTGGTTCTGTAAAAAAGGTTGTGCAGTGAGTAGGCTACAAGCCGCTGAACCTAATCAGCTGAATTTCAGTAGCTTCGTGGGTTTGTACATAGTATTTGGTGCTGTTACTCTCTTAGCTTTTACCATATTCTTGTTGCGGACTATTCGTCAGTATAGCCGGTACATAAAAAAACAAATGGATCCTTCTTGTCCAGTTTCAGCAAAGACCAGCTTCTATAAGGGATTAAATGACTTCTTTGACTTCATCGATGAAAAGGAAGAAGCGATCAAACGCAGATTTAGGGGTGATCAACCTCCCCCTCAAACGATAAGCAGCAGCTCATAA
- the LOC141705819 gene encoding putative GPI-anchored protein At1g61900 has product MTEAAGCNIFLLLLLLVFSLCLHDIHCSLDKDSASSDSLEVNLDASSPGVSPKDPRPFLPLLAPSPLLPFTNYSSPPALSGLCELNFSGAGTILSTTAIDCWDPLAPYLENVVCCPQLRATVETLIGQSGSSSGKLSLNQTHATSCLSDIEQILESQGANRNIRSMCSMHPSNLTKASCPNIDVNEIERILNYSRLSSVCKDVDPVDECCNQVCQNAILDAADKIAVDNRDRVSLDGIDILPAKSSIIDDCRDIVIRWLASKLDLSSSVVFLRGISQCSINRVCPLGFPDVKKVTKECGITRSNRTACCKAMRSYMSETQEQSFITNLQATNCAQLLGKKLQTANISQNVYALCRIKLKDFSLQVGSQDSGCLFPSLPSDVKYDQNTGISFICDLNDNVEASWPSTSSLPASLCNKTATQIPAIPKATSAQSGISIKGMKYPSLVTFCSLLLLNIILS; this is encoded by the exons ATGACAGAAGCTGCAGGGTGTAATATTTTTCTTCTTCTGCTACTACTAGTATTTTCTCTAT GTCTGCATGATATACATTGTAGTCTAGATAAGGATTCTGCAAGTTCAGATTCATTGGAAGTTAATTTAGATGCATCATCTCCGGGAGTGTCTCCTAAGGATCCTCGACCTTTTCTTCCTCTTTTAGCGCCTTCACCGCTATTGCCATTCACAAATTACAGTAGTCCGCCAGCATTATCAG GACTTTGTGAGTTGAATTTTTCTGGTGCTGGAACTATATTGAGCACAACTGCTATTGATTGTTGGGATCCGCTAGCTCCATACTTGGAAAATGTGGTCTGTTGTCCTCAGCTTCGTGCCACCGTGGAGACTCTTATAGGGCAGTCAGGTAGCTCCTCAGGGAAGCTTTCTTTGAATCAAACTCATGCCACAAGCTGCCTCTCTGATATTGAACAGATTCTCGAGAGTCAAGGTGCCAATAGGAACATTCGGAGTATGTGCTCAATGCATCCGTCCAACCTCACTAAGGCTTCTTGTCCTAATATAGATGTTAATGAGATTGAAAGAATTCTTAATTATTCTAGACTTTCCTCTGTTTGTAAGGATGTTGATCCAGTCGATGAGTGCTGCAATCAAGTTTGCCAGAATGCAATATTGGATGCTGCTGATAAAATTGCTGTAGATAATCGTGATAGAGTTAGTTTGGATGGGATTGATATTTTGCCTGCAAAGTCGAGTATAATAGATGATTGCCGAGACATTGTCATTCGTTGGCTTGCAAGTAAACTTGatctttcttcttcagtagtGTTTCTAAGGGGAATTTCTCAATGTTCAATCAACCGAG TCTGTCCTCTGGGTTTTCCTGATGTAAAAAAAGTTACAAAAGAATGTGGAATTACGAGAAGTAATCGAACAGCTTGTTGCAAGGCAATGAGAAGTTATATGTCTGAGACTCAAGAGCAGAGCTTCATAACCAATTTGCAGGCTACAAATTGTGCTCAACTGCTTGGAAAGAAACTGCAGACAGCTAATATCTCTCAAAATGTATATGCACTTTGCCGTATAAAGCTTAAGGACTTCTCCCTCCAAG TTGGATCACAAG ACTCTGGTTGCCTCTTCCCAAGCCTACCATCAGACGTTAAGTATGATCAAAATACCGGAATAAGTTTCATATGTGATCTTAATGACAATGTGGAAGCCTCTTGGCCTAGTACTTCGTCCTTACCCGCGTCTTTGTGCAACAAAA CAGCTACACAAATACCAGCTATTCCTAAAGCAACATCTGCACAAAGTG GTATCAGCATAAAAGGCATGAAGTACCCCTCTTTGGTGACGTTTTGTTCGTTGCTGCTCCTCAATATAATACTATCTTGA